From Candidatus Margulisiibacteriota bacterium, one genomic window encodes:
- the gltB gene encoding glutamate synthase large subunit, with protein MVVRKPETIVGLYDPAYEHDSCGVGFICDIKGKKTNKIVLQGLEVLRRLAHRGATGSDPKTGDGAGLLIQIPHTYLSAISSEIRIELPDAGAYGTGLVFLPTNSKERLDCKKIIETVIKSEGQILLGWRKVPVNNGEIGESAKETEPEIEQVFIGKGTSIDPLAFERKLFVIRKIAENKIRASKFKQRSFFYIPSLSSRTFVYKGLLMPEQVGSFFLDLRDPRIESAIALVHSRYSTNTFPTWDLAQPFRFLAHNGEINTLRGNINWMAAKESLLANPLFGDDLAKILPVIVQGGSDSAIFDNVFELLLLSGRSLPHVMMMMIPGAWEQHNKMSSELKEFYRYHACLMEPWDGPAAMAVTDGTSIAAVLDRNGLRPARYILTKDGMLAMASEVGVLDIPAETIAISGRLEPGKILYIDTESGKLFNDEEVKRAVSTQQPYGKWVADNLVDLRDLPAGQREKNSGETMIALKAFGYSREDLKVIVKPMAESGKEPIGSMGNDTPHAVLSNNPQPLYSYFKQLFAQVTNPAVDFIREELVMSLDSFIGPQKNLLDETPEHAHRLYVKEPILTNEELGRIKGIKEKGFKSKTISILFKADDAKDFSARLGAICSEAENSINEGYSFIILSDRGVTEDLAPLPALLATGAVHHHLVRKTLRSRIGIIVESAEPREVHHFALLFGYGADCVNPYLAYEAVELLIAEKELTIDPGTAQKNYRHAVDQGILKVLSKMGISTLQSYRGAQIFEALGVGAEVIDKCFAGTPSRIGGVGFEEIAKETGLRHRQAFPKSGMLLPYLISGGLYQWKKDGEFHLWNPESIAALQDSVRNDDYDRFREFAGMINDQSKQPATLRGLLKLKKSESIPIDQVEPMEKIFRRLATGAMSFGSISRGAHESLAIAMNRIGGRSNTGEGGEDPARFASLPNGDSKRSSIKQIASGRFGVTTNYLVNADEIQIKIAQGAKPGEGGQLPGHKVSAIIARTRYTTPGVTLISPPPHHDIYSIEDLAQLIFDLKNTNPTARISVKLVSEIGVGTVAAGVAKGHADMILISGGDGGTGASPISSIKHAGLPWELGLSETHQTLVLNDLRSRVRLQTDGQMRTGRDVAIAALLGAEEYGFCTAALIVMGCVMLRHCHLNNCSLGVATQDELLEKRFQGKPEHVVTYFSFIARELREIMAQLGIRTIDEMIGRTDLLELNQAIVPWKAQKIDYTKILHQPKVPKSVKTRCVISQDHGVGKVLDRKLIDLAKPALEKGEPVSLDMEIRNVNRTTGAMLSGEICKRYGETGLNEETIKVKFTGVAGQSFGAWLAKGVAFELEGLANDYVGKGISGGRIVIYPDKKTTYQADENILIGNTTFYGAISGEAYISGVAGERFCIRNSGLYGVVEGVGDHGCEYMTGGRVVILGKTGRNFAAGMSGGIAYVFDEAGDFKDKCNFEMVELQKLDQADLETVQSLLHNHVRLTKSAKGDKVLANFKEESQKFVKVMPLEYKRILEEQKVVKKLGLTEESDG; from the coding sequence ATAGTTGTGCGTAAACCAGAAACAATAGTTGGGTTATATGACCCTGCTTATGAGCATGATAGCTGCGGAGTGGGGTTTATCTGCGATATTAAGGGAAAAAAAACCAATAAAATAGTCTTGCAGGGACTTGAGGTTCTGCGAAGGCTTGCCCATCGCGGAGCGACCGGTTCTGACCCAAAAACCGGGGACGGGGCCGGGTTATTGATCCAAATCCCCCATACGTATTTGTCTGCTATATCATCAGAAATTAGAATAGAGTTGCCAGATGCTGGCGCTTACGGAACAGGTTTAGTGTTTTTGCCAACCAATAGCAAGGAACGGCTTGATTGCAAAAAAATAATTGAGACTGTTATAAAAAGCGAAGGACAAATCCTTCTTGGCTGGCGAAAGGTTCCGGTCAATAATGGGGAGATTGGGGAATCAGCCAAAGAGACTGAGCCGGAGATCGAACAGGTTTTTATCGGAAAAGGAACTTCCATAGACCCACTCGCGTTTGAAAGAAAACTATTTGTTATAAGAAAAATAGCTGAAAATAAGATCAGAGCCTCAAAATTTAAACAGAGATCATTTTTTTACATTCCAAGCCTTTCATCCCGGACCTTTGTTTATAAGGGATTGTTAATGCCCGAACAAGTCGGGTCTTTCTTTCTGGACTTGCGGGACCCACGGATCGAGAGCGCTATCGCCCTGGTCCATTCCCGCTATAGCACCAATACTTTTCCGACCTGGGACCTGGCCCAGCCGTTCCGGTTCCTGGCTCATAATGGGGAGATCAACACACTGCGCGGCAATATCAACTGGATGGCGGCCAAAGAAAGCTTGCTGGCCAACCCGCTTTTTGGCGATGACCTGGCCAAGATCCTGCCGGTTATTGTACAGGGAGGAAGCGATTCGGCGATCTTTGACAATGTCTTTGAGCTCCTCCTTCTTTCCGGCCGCTCGCTCCCTCACGTGATGATGATGATGATCCCCGGTGCCTGGGAACAGCACAATAAAATGTCGTCTGAACTAAAAGAGTTTTATAGGTATCATGCTTGTTTAATGGAGCCGTGGGATGGTCCGGCGGCGATGGCGGTGACCGATGGGACCAGCATCGCCGCCGTCCTTGACCGGAACGGCCTGCGTCCGGCCCGCTATATCCTGACCAAAGATGGAATGCTTGCTATGGCCTCTGAAGTTGGGGTCCTTGATATCCCGGCGGAAACGATCGCTATTTCCGGTCGTCTGGAGCCGGGTAAGATCCTGTATATTGACACTGAAAGCGGCAAGCTTTTCAATGACGAAGAGGTTAAACGGGCCGTTTCGACACAACAACCTTACGGCAAGTGGGTTGCCGATAATTTGGTCGACCTAAGAGATCTCCCAGCCGGACAGAGGGAGAAGAATAGCGGTGAAACCATGATCGCTCTTAAAGCCTTTGGTTATTCACGCGAAGATCTAAAGGTTATTGTCAAGCCAATGGCTGAATCGGGGAAGGAACCGATCGGTTCAATGGGGAACGATACCCCGCACGCGGTCCTTTCCAACAACCCGCAACCGCTTTATTCATATTTCAAGCAGCTTTTCGCGCAAGTGACCAACCCGGCGGTCGATTTTATCCGCGAAGAGCTGGTCATGAGCCTCGATAGTTTTATTGGTCCGCAAAAAAATCTGCTGGACGAAACACCGGAGCACGCGCATCGACTTTACGTCAAGGAACCGATCCTGACCAATGAAGAGTTAGGGAGGATCAAAGGGATCAAGGAAAAGGGATTCAAATCAAAAACGATATCGATACTATTTAAAGCTGATGATGCTAAGGATTTCTCGGCCAGGCTTGGCGCGATCTGCTCGGAGGCAGAGAATTCGATAAACGAAGGATATTCATTCATTATATTAAGCGACCGCGGGGTTACCGAGGATCTGGCTCCCCTCCCGGCTCTGCTGGCGACCGGCGCGGTTCACCACCATTTGGTCCGCAAGACCCTACGTTCAAGGATCGGGATCATTGTTGAGAGCGCGGAGCCGCGCGAAGTCCATCACTTTGCTTTGTTATTCGGTTACGGGGCCGACTGTGTCAACCCGTATCTTGCTTATGAAGCGGTTGAATTGTTGATCGCCGAAAAGGAATTGACGATCGACCCGGGGACCGCGCAAAAAAATTATCGACATGCTGTTGACCAGGGGATCTTAAAGGTTTTATCGAAAATGGGGATCTCTACGCTGCAAAGTTACCGCGGCGCGCAGATCTTTGAAGCGCTTGGGGTAGGAGCCGAAGTGATCGATAAATGTTTTGCCGGGACCCCCTCGCGGATCGGCGGAGTCGGGTTTGAAGAGATCGCCAAAGAGACCGGCCTGCGGCACCGCCAGGCCTTTCCAAAAAGCGGGATGCTTTTACCATATCTGATTTCCGGCGGCCTCTACCAGTGGAAAAAAGACGGTGAATTCCACCTCTGGAACCCCGAAAGCATTGCCGCCCTCCAGGATTCGGTCAGAAATGACGATTATGACCGCTTCCGGGAGTTTGCCGGCATGATCAACGACCAGTCAAAACAACCGGCGACCCTGCGCGGACTGCTGAAATTAAAAAAGAGCGAATCGATCCCGATCGACCAGGTTGAGCCGATGGAAAAAATCTTCAGGCGGCTGGCGACCGGAGCGATGAGTTTTGGTTCGATCAGCCGGGGCGCTCACGAGTCGCTGGCGATCGCCATGAACCGGATCGGCGGGCGTTCCAATACTGGCGAAGGCGGGGAAGACCCGGCCCGCTTTGCTTCTCTACCTAACGGCGACTCCAAACGGAGCTCGATCAAACAAATCGCGTCTGGCCGTTTTGGGGTAACAACCAATTATTTGGTCAATGCCGACGAGATCCAGATCAAGATCGCTCAAGGAGCAAAACCTGGAGAGGGTGGCCAACTTCCAGGACACAAGGTTAGCGCCATTATTGCCAGGACCCGCTACACCACGCCTGGGGTAACGTTGATCTCACCCCCACCTCACCATGATATTTATTCGATCGAAGACCTGGCCCAATTGATCTTTGATTTAAAGAACACCAACCCGACAGCTCGCATCAGCGTGAAACTGGTTTCAGAGATCGGTGTGGGGACGGTAGCGGCCGGGGTTGCCAAAGGGCATGCCGACATGATCCTGATCTCCGGCGGGGACGGCGGGACCGGCGCTTCGCCGATCAGTTCAATCAAGCATGCCGGGCTCCCCTGGGAGCTTGGGCTTTCTGAAACTCACCAGACGCTGGTCCTAAACGACCTGAGAAGCAGGGTTAGGCTCCAGACCGATGGTCAGATGCGGACCGGCAGGGATGTGGCGATCGCCGCTCTGCTGGGAGCGGAAGAATACGGTTTTTGCACCGCCGCGCTGATCGTCATGGGGTGCGTGATGCTTCGGCACTGTCACTTGAACAACTGTTCTCTGGGTGTTGCCACCCAGGACGAACTTCTGGAAAAACGTTTTCAGGGGAAGCCGGAACACGTCGTGACCTATTTTAGTTTTATCGCCAGGGAGCTGCGCGAAATTATGGCCCAGCTTGGAATAAGAACGATCGATGAAATGATCGGCCGGACCGATCTGCTGGAGCTGAACCAGGCGATCGTCCCGTGGAAGGCGCAAAAGATCGACTATACCAAGATCCTCCACCAGCCAAAAGTGCCAAAGAGCGTTAAAACCCGCTGTGTCATTTCCCAGGACCATGGGGTAGGTAAAGTTTTGGACCGCAAGCTTATTGACCTGGCCAAGCCGGCCTTGGAAAAGGGGGAGCCGGTCTCTCTGGACATGGAGATCAGGAACGTCAATCGGACGACCGGCGCGATGCTGAGCGGCGAGATCTGCAAACGTTATGGCGAAACCGGTTTGAACGAAGAGACGATAAAAGTTAAATTTACCGGTGTTGCCGGGCAGAGCTTTGGCGCCTGGCTGGCTAAAGGGGTTGCTTTTGAGCTCGAAGGCTTGGCCAACGATTACGTCGGCAAGGGGATCTCCGGCGGCAGGATCGTTATTTATCCTGACAAAAAAACAACTTATCAGGCTGACGAAAATATCCTGATCGGCAATACGACTTTTTACGGGGCAATCTCCGGCGAAGCTTATATTAGCGGAGTAGCGGGAGAGCGCTTCTGCATCCGCAATTCCGGGCTTTATGGAGTAGTTGAAGGGGTTGGGGACCACGGGTGCGAATACATGACCGGCGGCCGGGTCGTCATTTTAGGGAAAACCGGGCGCAACTTTGCCGCCGGAATGTCGGGCGGGATCGCCTATGTCTTTGATGAGGCGGGTGATTTTAAGGACAAATGCAATTTTGAAATGGTTGAACTGCAAAAGCTGGACCAGGCTGACCTGGAAACTGTCCAAAGTTTGCTCCACAACCATGTTAGGTTGACCAAAAGCGCCAAAGGGGATAAAGTCCTGGCCAATTTTAAAGAAGAGAGCCAAAAATTTGTGAAAGTTATGCCTTTGGAGTATAAGCGGATTCTTGAAGAACAGAAAGTAGTTAAAAAGCTTGGTTTGACGGAGGAGTCTGATGGCTAA
- a CDS encoding protein ninH, whose product MFEKEIDEINELYINENTGKIYRVLLEALEKPLISKLLLYTRGNQLQTAKILGINRNTLRGKLKKLGIGR is encoded by the coding sequence ATGTTTGAAAAAGAAATTGATGAAATAAACGAGCTTTATATAAATGAAAATACCGGCAAAATATACCGGGTTTTATTAGAGGCGCTTGAGAAACCATTAATTTCTAAGTTATTACTGTATACTAGAGGGAATCAGTTGCAAACCGCTAAAATATTGGGTATAAATAGAAACACTTTACGAGGGAAATTAAAGAAGTTAGGGATAGGGAGATAG
- a CDS encoding glutamine synthetase III — MVKAASQIFGELTFDKKAMKDRLSKEIFAKLLATVEREEPLDEAIASDVAHAMKEWAMENGATHFTHWFQPQRGGTAEKHDAFLSYGSEGEMVERFSAKQLIQSEPDASSFPSGGIRSTFEARGYTAWDPTSPAFLLEAGDTKTLVIPTVYLSWTGEVLDLKTPLLRSMKALNDSAIKLQKLLGNNSVKKMKVYGGPEQEYFLVSKELYDTRPDLCVAGRTLFGAPPAKGQQLEDHYFGAIKDKVMMFMEDFDTELYRRGIPSKTRHNEVSPNQFEVAPLYEEVNMAVDHNLQLMEIIRKVAEKHGLVALLHEKPFAGVNGSGKHFNWSLGDDSGANYLEPSDSPIKNINFLLTLGAILLGVNKFGGLLRAAVADAGNDHRLGANEAPPAIMSVYLGEYLNGIMDEIEGIGTSVNEKSLANINLGVKNLPKVAKDTSDRNRTSPVAFTGNKFEFRAVGSSQNCSEAGTTLNLLVAYGYNEIVRRLSAKKGGNVKENAILVMKDVLKETKRVRFEGNNYAEAWHKEAAKRGLPDAKNTPEALGLMLDKESVELFEKYGVLSKRELHSKVEIKLDAYIKIKDVELKAALNIARTLVLPAVLEQIKSLGEAVKVTSKSSAIAADLKVVSGLYGDIKAAIAGLEKAITLCEKEENLEKKARLYAKNGADSLAALRASVDEAETLVADAFWPMAKYQELLTIL; from the coding sequence ATGGTAAAAGCAGCAAGTCAGATCTTCGGCGAGTTAACTTTTGATAAAAAAGCGATGAAAGACAGGCTAAGTAAGGAGATTTTTGCCAAATTACTAGCTACGGTTGAAAGAGAGGAACCCCTGGACGAGGCGATTGCCAGCGATGTCGCTCACGCGATGAAGGAGTGGGCGATGGAAAATGGGGCGACCCACTTTACCCATTGGTTCCAGCCGCAGCGCGGCGGCACCGCTGAAAAGCACGATGCTTTCCTCAGCTACGGCAGCGAGGGGGAAATGGTCGAACGCTTTAGCGCCAAGCAGTTGATCCAGTCCGAACCGGATGCTTCAAGCTTTCCTTCTGGTGGCATTCGTTCGACATTTGAGGCGCGCGGTTATACCGCCTGGGACCCGACCAGCCCTGCCTTCCTGCTCGAAGCCGGCGATACCAAGACTTTGGTCATCCCGACCGTGTATCTCTCCTGGACCGGTGAAGTTCTTGACCTGAAGACCCCGTTGCTCCGCTCCATGAAAGCGCTCAACGACTCAGCAATCAAACTGCAAAAGTTGTTGGGCAACAACAGTGTCAAGAAAATGAAGGTGTATGGAGGTCCGGAACAGGAATATTTCCTGGTCTCTAAGGAACTCTACGATACTCGTCCCGATCTGTGCGTTGCCGGGCGGACCTTGTTTGGCGCCCCTCCAGCCAAGGGGCAGCAGCTGGAAGACCATTATTTCGGCGCGATCAAAGACAAGGTCATGATGTTCATGGAGGACTTTGACACCGAACTTTACCGTCGCGGCATTCCGTCGAAGACCAGGCATAACGAGGTTTCCCCGAATCAGTTCGAAGTCGCCCCGCTGTACGAAGAAGTGAATATGGCGGTCGACCACAACCTGCAGTTGATGGAGATCATCCGCAAAGTAGCTGAGAAGCACGGCCTGGTCGCGCTGTTGCACGAAAAACCGTTTGCCGGTGTCAACGGGTCCGGTAAACACTTTAACTGGTCACTGGGCGACGACAGCGGAGCTAACTACCTGGAACCTTCTGATTCGCCGATCAAAAATATCAATTTTTTGCTGACGCTGGGGGCGATCCTGCTTGGGGTAAATAAATTCGGCGGCTTACTGCGGGCGGCCGTGGCGGATGCCGGCAATGACCACCGTTTAGGGGCGAACGAAGCCCCGCCGGCGATCATGTCCGTTTATCTTGGCGAATATCTGAATGGTATTATGGACGAAATAGAGGGGATTGGGACCAGCGTTAACGAAAAGAGCCTGGCAAACATTAACCTTGGCGTGAAAAATCTTCCTAAAGTCGCCAAGGATACCTCGGATCGGAACCGGACCTCGCCGGTTGCCTTTACCGGGAACAAGTTTGAATTTCGTGCGGTAGGTTCTTCTCAGAACTGTTCCGAAGCCGGGACCACGCTAAATTTGCTTGTTGCTTATGGCTACAACGAGATCGTCCGTCGGCTTTCAGCCAAGAAGGGCGGCAATGTAAAGGAAAATGCGATCCTGGTAATGAAGGATGTATTGAAGGAGACTAAGCGGGTTCGCTTTGAAGGGAACAACTATGCGGAAGCCTGGCATAAGGAAGCGGCCAAGCGCGGGTTGCCAGACGCTAAAAATACGCCGGAAGCCCTGGGCTTGATGCTGGATAAAGAGAGCGTTGAGCTATTCGAAAAATACGGCGTTTTGTCGAAGCGGGAATTGCACTCGAAGGTGGAGATTAAACTTGATGCCTACATTAAGATCAAAGATGTTGAGCTTAAAGCGGCACTGAATATTGCCCGGACGCTGGTCCTGCCGGCAGTCCTGGAACAGATCAAATCACTGGGTGAAGCGGTCAAAGTGACTTCCAAATCCAGCGCGATAGCAGCTGACCTGAAGGTTGTTTCCGGCCTGTATGGCGATATCAAAGCGGCAATTGCCGGACTTGAAAAAGCGATCACGCTATGTGAAAAGGAAGAAAATCTGGAAAAGAAAGCCAGGCTCTACGCTAAGAACGGGGCTGATTCCTTGGCCGCGTTACGCGCCAGTGTCGATGAAGCGGAAACGCTGGTGGCTGACGCTTTCTGGCCGATGGCTAAATATCAGGAACTGCTCACGATTTTATAA
- a CDS encoding P-II family nitrogen regulator: MKKIEAIIKPEKLEELREALDSKGFSGMTITEVKGRGVQRGITLEWRVGEYRVEFLPKVKVELVVNAKDVDKVIEVILASCSTSSVGDGKIFVLPVEEVVRIRTRERGGSVI; this comes from the coding sequence ATGAAAAAGATTGAAGCGATCATAAAACCGGAAAAACTGGAAGAACTAAGGGAGGCCCTAGATTCCAAGGGGTTTTCCGGAATGACCATTACGGAAGTAAAGGGACGCGGGGTCCAGCGGGGGATAACCCTGGAATGGCGGGTTGGCGAATACCGGGTTGAATTTTTGCCCAAAGTTAAAGTTGAATTGGTGGTTAACGCTAAAGATGTCGATAAAGTTATAGAAGTGATCTTGGCGAGCTGCTCAACCAGCAGTGTTGGGGATGGCAAAATCTTTGTTTTACCGGTTGAAGAAGTGGTCAGGATCAGAACCCGGGAGCGTGGAGGTTCGGTTATCTAA
- a CDS encoding ammonium transporter, giving the protein MNINSGDTAWVLISTALVILMTPALGFFYGGMVRKKNLLSTIMLSVVILALITVQWMLFGYTLAFGPDHGGIIGGLDWLGLMKVGGAPHAGYAPGVPHLAFMAFQLAFAVITPALITGAFVERINFSGFLVFTLLWSTFIYAPVAHWIWGIGGWLRVLGALDFAGGAVVHITAGVSALAVAMVIGKRKGYGKDNMEPSNIPLTVLGAFLLWFGWFGFNGGSALSAGAVAAQALVATNASGAAAALTWMIINWTHKRPSVLGFSTGAIAGLAAVTPASGFITPLSALLIGVIAAALSYYMIIFRMKIGFDESLDVFACHGIGGIWGMLAVGIFAQKAVNPAGANGLLLGGYNFFFVQVLTIAVVAGFSFIVSYLIAKVVDTMFSLRAKDNEENVGLDIAQHGESVY; this is encoded by the coding sequence ATGAATATAAACAGCGGAGATACTGCCTGGGTTTTGATCTCAACGGCTTTGGTTATCCTAATGACTCCGGCGCTTGGCTTTTTTTATGGAGGGATGGTCCGTAAAAAGAACCTGCTCTCCACTATTATGTTATCGGTGGTTATCTTAGCCTTAATTACGGTGCAATGGATGCTTTTTGGCTATACTTTAGCTTTTGGTCCGGATCATGGGGGAATAATCGGGGGGTTGGATTGGCTTGGGTTAATGAAGGTTGGGGGGGCTCCGCATGCCGGCTACGCTCCTGGGGTCCCACACCTTGCCTTTATGGCTTTTCAGCTTGCTTTTGCGGTCATTACCCCGGCGTTGATCACCGGAGCCTTTGTTGAAAGGATAAATTTTTCCGGGTTCCTGGTTTTTACCCTGCTTTGGTCGACCTTTATATACGCTCCTGTCGCTCACTGGATCTGGGGGATCGGCGGTTGGCTCCGGGTTCTTGGCGCGCTTGATTTTGCCGGAGGGGCGGTTGTCCATATCACTGCCGGTGTCTCGGCCCTGGCGGTGGCGATGGTCATTGGCAAGCGGAAGGGTTATGGAAAAGATAATATGGAGCCGTCAAATATTCCTTTGACGGTCCTGGGTGCGTTTTTGCTCTGGTTTGGTTGGTTTGGTTTTAATGGCGGTTCAGCCCTCTCGGCCGGTGCGGTCGCGGCTCAGGCTCTGGTCGCGACCAATGCTTCGGGCGCGGCGGCCGCCCTGACCTGGATGATCATTAATTGGACCCATAAACGGCCAAGTGTCCTTGGATTTTCGACCGGGGCGATCGCCGGTTTGGCGGCGGTTACTCCCGCTTCCGGATTCATCACGCCTCTTTCTGCCTTGCTGATCGGGGTTATCGCGGCCGCCCTTTCTTATTATATGATAATTTTTAGGATGAAGATCGGTTTTGACGAGTCGCTTGATGTGTTCGCCTGTCATGGTATTGGGGGGATCTGGGGGATGCTGGCGGTTGGGATATTTGCCCAAAAAGCGGTAAATCCTGCCGGGGCTAACGGCTTGTTGTTAGGCGGATATAACTTCTTTTTTGTCCAGGTATTGACGATCGCGGTGGTAGCTGGTTTTTCTTTTATTGTTTCATATCTGATAGCCAAGGTTGTTGATACGATGTTTTCGCTGAGAGCGAAAGATAACGAAGAGAACGTCGGTTTGGATATTGCCCAACATGGGGAGTCGGTATATTAA
- a CDS encoding P-II family nitrogen regulator — protein sequence MKKIEAIIKPEKLEELREALDAKGFSGMTITEVKGRGIQRGITLEWRVGEYRVEFLPKIKVELVVEEKKATEVIDIIVRTCKTGSIGDGKIFVSPVEEVIRIRTGDRGSGVL from the coding sequence ATGAAAAAGATTGAAGCGATCATTAAACCGGAGAAGCTTGAAGAACTGCGGGAGGCTTTGGACGCCAAAGGATTTTCCGGTATGACCATTACCGAAGTCAAAGGGCGGGGGATCCAGCGGGGGATAACCCTGGAATGGCGGGTTGGCGAGTACAGGGTGGAATTTCTCCCCAAGATCAAAGTTGAACTAGTGGTTGAAGAAAAAAAAGCGACCGAGGTCATTGATATTATTGTCAGGACTTGCAAGACCGGGAGTATTGGGGATGGGAAGATCTTTGTTTCCCCGGTTGAAGAAGTGATCAGGATCAGGACCGGTGATCGCGGGTCCGGAGTCCTTTGA